A genomic region of Fodinisporobacter ferrooxydans contains the following coding sequences:
- a CDS encoding PspA/IM30 family protein, which produces MSIFGRIKDIVRANINEIISKAEDPEKALNLYIEDAIEQLRQFKVEVSRFEAERIRIAKEIRTCESMISDWHEKAKLAIREEKEDLARKALEKEQHEQDRLEKLQPQLEQAEKTSAQLKEQLQSLEEKLEEAREKRDDLISRNRLAETQKSLANAVSGLSGDDPLSKFDRMEEKVKAKEAEAEAANVTLQSSLRYEFDELEKQEKKSKVDDALTKLRAELHSESK; this is translated from the coding sequence ATGTCGATATTTGGAAGAATAAAAGACATCGTTCGTGCGAATATCAATGAAATCATCAGCAAAGCCGAGGACCCGGAGAAAGCTCTCAATTTGTACATTGAAGATGCAATCGAACAATTGCGCCAGTTCAAAGTGGAAGTGAGCCGCTTTGAAGCAGAACGAATTCGGATTGCAAAAGAGATCCGAACATGTGAGTCGATGATTTCCGATTGGCACGAAAAAGCAAAACTTGCCATACGGGAAGAAAAAGAAGACTTGGCTCGCAAAGCGCTTGAAAAAGAGCAGCATGAGCAAGACCGTCTGGAAAAACTGCAACCGCAGTTGGAACAGGCAGAAAAGACATCTGCCCAACTTAAGGAACAACTGCAGAGCCTTGAGGAAAAACTCGAAGAAGCAAGAGAAAAAAGAGACGATTTGATCAGTAGAAACCGCCTTGCCGAAACGCAAAAATCTCTTGCAAACGCGGTATCCGGATTGTCCGGCGATGATCCGCTCAGCAAATTCGATCGAATGGAAGAGAAAGTAAAAGCGAAAGAGGCGGAAGCAGAAGCCGCGAATGTAACACTGCAATCGTCCTTGCGTTATGAATTTGACGAATTGGAAAAACAAGAAAAAAAATCGAAAGTCGATGATGCATTAACCAAGTTGCGTGCGGAATTGCATAGCGAATCGAAATAA
- a CDS encoding class I SAM-dependent methyltransferase, with protein MGKWFPVVYDCVMEPLEKRFIRDIRKQLIGKAEGNVLEIGSGTGANFHYYDHELVEHVMTIEPSQRMREQALQKAKRASVPIEILPAKGEDLPFSDNMFDTVVGTLVLCTIADPMRALGEIRRVCKPGGKVLLFEHVRLNDPPMLGKIQDWLTPVWKRLCDGCHLNRNTLEMAKQSGLEIIDTEAYHNQLFLFIEALNRK; from the coding sequence ATGGGAAAGTGGTTTCCTGTTGTATATGATTGTGTGATGGAGCCGTTGGAGAAACGTTTCATCCGGGATATTCGCAAACAATTAATCGGAAAGGCAGAAGGAAACGTTTTGGAAATCGGTTCGGGAACAGGTGCGAATTTTCACTATTATGATCATGAACTGGTGGAACATGTCATGACAATTGAACCTTCACAGAGGATGAGGGAACAGGCTCTTCAGAAAGCGAAACGTGCCAGTGTACCCATTGAAATTCTACCAGCCAAAGGAGAAGATCTGCCATTTTCGGACAATATGTTTGATACGGTAGTAGGCACGTTGGTTTTGTGCACCATTGCAGACCCTATGCGTGCTTTGGGTGAGATTCGGCGAGTTTGCAAACCGGGCGGCAAAGTTCTTTTGTTTGAACATGTCAGATTAAACGATCCGCCGATGTTGGGAAAGATTCAGGATTGGCTCACACCCGTATGGAAACGTCTCTGTGACGGATGCCATTTAAACCGGAATACATTGGAAATGGCAAAACAATCCGGCCTGGAAATTATCGATACGGAAGCATACCATAACCAACTTTTTCTGTTCATTGAGGCGTTAAATCGGAAGTAG
- a CDS encoding sensor histidine kinase: protein MIANRIVYKLSGSILLFFLGVLLPFGFVINQIFTNFYYQNVQQEMDQTSSRLAQSIAHYHDSMMVDVMQMMAEFSGVKLYIADAQGKIIVNTSLPSISKQGFIPDQELKLLSAGTSIQKHYQDPISKISYLIVGKPIIDQDRFYGGVFVVSSIELIHQSILKIRQLLILSGFGAFFLAVGFTFVLTKKLSNPLIRMEQATRKIAKGNFSIRVDAMAKDEIGSLAAAINDLAVELQRYRDTRSEFFANISHELRTPITYLEGYAKVIKEGLYASEEEKNQYLGIIQKESQRMGRLIYDLFELSKMEAGKFDLDLEWVDLVEIMENLVRNTSLQAKEKGLDIQLNIGHELPLIFGDGLRMEQIFMNLLTNAIRYTNKGKIVIDLQRVADRHVLVSMEDTGIGIPQEELKHIFERFYRVEKSRSRQYGGTGLGLAIVKQLVELHGGQIQVHSQSGTGTRFEVRFPIESEKERRKS, encoded by the coding sequence ATGATCGCAAACCGGATTGTATATAAATTAAGCGGTAGTATCTTATTGTTTTTTCTCGGTGTTTTGTTGCCCTTTGGGTTTGTTATCAATCAGATTTTTACCAATTTTTATTATCAAAATGTACAGCAGGAAATGGATCAAACGTCATCCAGATTGGCTCAATCGATTGCGCATTACCACGATTCGATGATGGTTGACGTGATGCAAATGATGGCTGAGTTTTCAGGAGTGAAATTATATATTGCGGACGCGCAAGGGAAAATTATTGTGAATACAAGCCTGCCATCTATATCCAAGCAGGGATTTATTCCCGATCAGGAACTGAAACTGCTGTCGGCAGGAACATCGATCCAAAAACACTATCAAGATCCGATATCGAAAATAAGCTATCTGATTGTCGGTAAGCCCATTATCGATCAGGATAGGTTTTACGGTGGTGTATTTGTGGTTTCATCGATCGAATTGATTCATCAATCGATTCTGAAAATACGGCAATTGTTGATTCTTTCCGGTTTCGGTGCGTTTTTTCTGGCGGTCGGATTTACATTTGTCCTCACAAAAAAGTTATCGAATCCATTGATACGGATGGAGCAAGCCACACGAAAAATTGCAAAAGGAAATTTTTCCATACGTGTGGATGCCATGGCAAAGGATGAAATCGGCTCATTAGCTGCTGCGATTAATGACTTGGCGGTCGAATTGCAACGATATCGGGATACTCGCAGTGAGTTTTTTGCAAATATTTCTCATGAACTGCGAACACCCATTACCTATCTGGAAGGTTACGCGAAAGTAATAAAGGAAGGTTTGTATGCTTCAGAAGAAGAGAAAAATCAATATCTGGGTATCATTCAAAAAGAATCGCAACGAATGGGCCGTTTGATTTATGATTTATTTGAGCTGTCCAAGATGGAAGCAGGGAAATTTGATTTAGATCTGGAATGGGTTGACCTGGTGGAAATCATGGAGAATCTGGTTCGGAACACTTCGTTACAGGCAAAGGAAAAAGGATTGGATATACAGTTGAACATTGGGCATGAACTGCCGCTGATTTTTGGGGATGGATTGCGGATGGAACAAATTTTTATGAATTTGCTGACGAATGCGATTCGTTATACGAACAAAGGCAAGATCGTTATCGATTTGCAGCGAGTGGCTGACAGGCACGTCCTGGTTTCGATGGAAGATACGGGCATTGGCATTCCGCAAGAGGAATTGAAACATATTTTTGAACGGTTTTACAGGGTTGAAAAATCGCGATCCCGACAGTATGGCGGCACGGGATTGGGACTTGCCATTGTAAAACAATTGGTGGAACTTCATGGCGGACAGATTCAAGTACATAGCCAATCAGGAACAGGCACTCGATTTGAGGTTCGCTTTCCGATTGAATCGGAAAAGGAAAGGAGAAAATCATGA
- a CDS encoding response regulator transcription factor yields the protein MNTNRILVVDDEWNMRNLIRIYLTKNGFHITEAKNGHEAIDLLETHSFDLMILDVMMPDLNGWEVCAKVRETSQIPILMVTARTETKDKVYGLMTGADDYVVKPFDAEELMARVFALLRRSNVSDMANSQQISQMIAHQELVMDPERRQVTVNDHPIELTIKEFDVLVLLAEHPQRVFSREAILERIWGADYFGGERTVDTHVKNVRLKLRDGGLTYSPIQTVWGIGYKFQMPADAK from the coding sequence ATGAACACAAATCGGATACTTGTAGTCGATGATGAGTGGAATATGCGCAATCTGATCCGGATTTACCTTACAAAAAACGGGTTCCATATAACGGAAGCTAAAAATGGCCATGAGGCAATCGATTTGTTGGAAACACACAGTTTTGATTTGATGATTTTGGATGTCATGATGCCGGATTTGAATGGTTGGGAAGTATGTGCGAAAGTTCGTGAAACCAGCCAAATTCCAATTTTGATGGTAACAGCCAGGACAGAGACCAAAGATAAAGTATATGGATTGATGACAGGCGCGGATGATTATGTGGTGAAACCGTTTGACGCGGAAGAGTTGATGGCACGTGTATTTGCTTTACTGAGGCGATCCAATGTATCGGATATGGCAAACTCGCAGCAAATATCGCAAATGATTGCACATCAGGAATTAGTCATGGATCCGGAGCGAAGGCAAGTGACTGTAAACGATCATCCAATTGAGCTCACCATCAAAGAATTTGATGTATTGGTATTACTGGCAGAACACCCGCAACGAGTTTTCAGTCGAGAAGCGATATTGGAACGGATTTGGGGGGCGGATTATTTTGGAGGCGAACGCACTGTGGATACGCATGTAAAAAATGTTCGGCTAAAGCTTCGGGATGGGGGATTAACCTATTCTCCCATCCAGACTGTCTGGGGAATCGGCTATAAATTTCAAATGCCCGCAGATGCAAAATGA